ATGTTCAAGGCGTCGATTTCCGCCGGTTCGATAACCGAAATCGCAATTTCAGCCTTGTCTTGGAGCGCGTTCAGCAAGCATTCACGACGCATAGGTGACAAGGCCTTGCTGTCGTTCAGCCCGTCCGGGATGTCTGACGCATCAAGGATGACTGCCGCGCAGACCACTGGCCCCGCCAGTGGACCGCGCCCGGCTTCATCCGCACCGCAGATACGGGCGAACCCTCTTGCCTGTGCCGCGTTATGATGCGTGTCATCCGGTGTCATGTCTGAGCGGCCTTATGGCACGGGACCTGCACGAACGATATGTAATGCAGGACTTTCTCGCGCTGTGTGTAAATGATAAACGGCTTTAACCGAATTCTTCAGGAGTTACCCATGTTCAACGTCAAGATCGCCGCAGTTCTGGCCGTTGCCAGTCTCGCCCTGAGTCCCGTCGCCTTTGCGCAGGACGCAGCCCCTCAGACCGACGATGCAGCCCAAGCCAAGGCGAAAGCCGACGCAGAAGCTCTGGCCACGCCGTCGACTGAAGGCGTCGTTACTGACGCGGCGTCCTGCACCTATGAGGGCGGGAATGTGGAAACATTGTCAAATGGAACAATCTGCCTGATCCCGATGCGTGGCGAAGCGCTGGCATCGCAATTCTACGACGGTCAGGGTTTTGGCGTCATTCAGTGTGAAGGCAATGGTGAATTCGCCAATGAGATCACACCGGGTGGTAGCTTCTGCCGCGTCTATCTGACCGAGAAAATCGTCCCGAAGACCCGTGAAGAGATCGAAGCCGAACTGGCCGCACAAACGGCAGCAGCACTGGCTGAAGGCGCGTCCGACGCCACCAACTAAGCAGAGCTTCACCCGAATGTGAAAAAGCCCGGCATTGCGCCGGGCTTTTTCTTTGCGCGGATGACGGGTAAGCGCGCGACCATGCTGATCATCGTGATCCCGACCTGGCAGGCCCAAGACGGCCTGCGCCGCCTGCTGCCGCAGCTTGCCGACGCGCACGTCATCGTCTCTGACGGCGGATCGACGGATGAGACGTTGGACATTGCCGTTGGGGCAAAGTGCGTCATGGCGCTCGGCGCGTCAGGCCGCGGCGCACAGCTCCGTCTCGGTGCCAAGGCCGCATGCCTGTCGGGCGACACGGATGATTGGTTTTTGTTCCTGCATGCTGACTCGCAATTGCCGGAGGACTGGCAATCCGTGGTGACGAAAGCGATGCGCGGATCCGATGCGCGCTATTTCAAATTTCGCGCTGATGCGTCCGGGATGCGCGCGCGGCTCATGGACCGACTGGTCGGCCTGCGGTGTCGCGTGCTGGGTCTGCCTTACGGCGATCAGGGCCTTCTGATCTCCCGGCGTTTGTATGAGCGTGTGGGCGGCTATGCCGCCATGCCCCTGTTCGAAGACGTGGATGTGGTGGAACGCATTCGCAAGGTGGCGGCGTTGCGTCCGCTACCAGCAGTCCTGACGACGGATGTGTCCAAACACTGGCAAGAGGGTCTGTGGCGTCGGGGCACGCGCAATCTGGGCCTTCTCTGGCGCTATAAGCGCGGGGCATCGGTTGACGTCCTGTTGCGGGACTATTCAGCATGACCCGTCCGGAGCTTTTCGTTTTCGCCAAGCGTCCGGCCATGGGAGCCGCAAAGACGCGGTTGTCCCGCGATATCGGCCCGGTTCATGCGCAGCGCCACTACCGCGCCATGACGGCGCAAATCCTGCGCAATGTCACCGACCCGCGCTGGGATACGACGCTCTACGTGACGCCGAAAATGTCTGTCGGCAGAGTCCCGGCCTGGGCGGGGTTTGATCAGCGCGCGCAGCCTGGCGGATCCTTGTCGCCGCGTCTGGCCGAGCTTTTTTCCGGGCCGCCCAGGCCCGTTCTGGTCATTGGCACAGACTGTCCACAAGTGAGGGCGAACGATATTGCCGAAGCGATACAGGCATTGAAAAAGGCGCCGTTCGTATTCGGTCCAGCCAGCGACGGCGGCTTCTGGTTGATGGGCGCACATGCGCCCCTGCCGACGGACACGTTCGACAGGATTCGCTGGTCAAGCGAGCATACCTTATCCGATCTGGAAGGCCGGATTGGTGGTCATGTCGCCAAGTTGCGCATGCTGACCGATGTCGATGACCTGCACGGGCTTCAAGTCTGGAAACGGCGCGCCTAATTCGCTTGCCCGAGCTCCGCGTCGATCAGCGCCACCGTCGCGTCGATCAGCGACAGGTTAGCGCCCTTGCCATGTCCCGGAACGACGGTTTGCGTGTTGGGATAGGTTGCCTTGGTCCAGAGCAGGGATTCCCTCCACAGGGGGAGGTCGGCGTCCAGCGTATTGCCGAGTGTTCGGCTTTCCGCACCGCGTACGGCGCAGCCTGCATAGAGAATGTTGCTGTCGGGCAGGTAGGCGATCAGATTGTCGGGTGCATGGCCATGGCCGGGAAAGGCGAGTTCGATCTTGCCGACCCGCGTACGCGATTGCGGCGCGTCGAGAGCTGCCACGGACGTGTTCGGCACCGGCCAGCCCGCGCGTGCGGCGAGCGTCGGCGTGTCCGGATGGGTGAAGACTTCCAGCCCTTCGCGCTCAGCGGCATCGACCCCCTGCGTCCGGTCCGCATGGTGATGGGTGACGACCAGCCGCGTCACCGGCAGTCCCGTTTCCTCGCGCACGGCGTCGATCAGCGACAGGGTCGCTAATTCGCCCCAGGCCGCATCGATCAGGGTCACGGCCTCGCCGTCGATGACGACCAGGCCGTTGACTGGGATCGGCGCCTGACCTGGTAGAGTATAATGGGTCGTATGGACCCAGACACCTTCCGCGATGGGTGATAATGTGACCGGGTAGTCGGCCCGAAGCTCGGTCAGAAATCTATCGGCAGCAAGTGCTTCCGTGGCCGGAGGCGTCACGGCCTCGGTTTGGCTGCCGCAGGAGGCAAGAAGAACGACAGAAAGAAGAAGAATGCGTTTCATGGTCGCGCAGGTAGCAAGGGCTGCGCCGCAGTGGAAGAGGCCATAACCCCGACAATCAAAGCGCGGCCAGAGCCTCGCGCAGTGTCAGCAAATCCTGCCACGCTTCGGCCTTGAGTGCAGGCTGGCGCAGCAGAAAAGCCGGATGGTAAATCGGCAGAACGGGAATATCGCTGGTCCCGACATTCACGCTCATCCACTGACCGCGATTTTTCATGATGCCGGTCACGCCGGTCATCACCTGCATGGCTGTCCCGCCCGTCAGCAGGATCAGTTTCGGTTTCGCCAGCTGGATATGCCGGTTCACAAAGGGGCGGCACAGTTCCAGCTCCGCCGGATCGGGCTTGCGATTATTGGGTGGACGCCAGAAACAGACATTGCCCACATAGACGTCATCCGTATCGCCTTCGCCGGACTTCAGCCCGATGGCCCCGAGCATGCGGTCCAGCAATTGGCCCGACCGCCCGACAAAGGGTTTGCCCGCCATATCCTCGTCCCGACCCGGCGCTTCGCCGATTATCATCAGGTCGGATTCCGGATTGCCGCGCGACAGAACGGCCTGCCGCGCCCCGTCTGACAATGGACCAGCGTCAAACTGGTCCAGCGCGGTCTTAAGGTCTGCGAGCGTCTTGCAGGCCGCAGCGATCGGGCCGGGATCGGCAACGTCTGATTTGGGCGACGTCGGCGCGCGTGCCGGGACGCTTTCGGGAGCGGGCTTGGGCCGGATCCGCCTGACAGATCGCGCCAGCGGCAGATCGGGCGCTTCGACGCCGACGCGCTCATACCAGTCGAGCAGGGATCGGAGGGATGTCTCCATAAAGCCTCTATAGGGCAGTTTAACGTGATTGACCCCCCGGTTATGCACAGGCTGGGGGCGATCCTGGGGGCATCTGTCGCGGGTTTTCACTTTCACCGCTCGGATCGTTTCGCTAACAGCCCAAGTGATGCTGCGTTTTGCCACCATCCTTCTGATTGCACTGGCCGCCACCTGGTGGGTCCTGTCAGGCTACACCAAGCCGCTGTTGCTGACGCTGGGGGCGATCAGTCTCGGGCTGGTGCTGATCATGACGATCAGGATGCGAATCGTCGATGAGGAAACCGCGCCCTATCTGACCGTTCCGCAAGCGCTGGCCTATTTCGCCTGGCTGATGGTCGAAATCGTCAAAGCCAATCTCGCCGTCGTCCGCGCCGTCGTTTCGCCCAATCTCGAAGTCTCGCCGACCCTGACCAAAATACCGACGGGGCAGAAATCCGCGCTGGCGAGAACCATGTTCGCCAATTCGATCACGCTGACGCCAGGCACCGTGTCGGTCGACATGCAGGATGATCATATTCTTGTTCATGCACTCCTGTCGGAGATGAGCGCCCCCGAAGATTTCGAGGAAATGAGCGACCGTTCGGCCTGGGCGGTCGGTGAACCCGAAGCGGGAACGGCAGAGTAATGCGCGATCCCATGCCCTATATCATGCTGGCCGCGACACTGGTTCTGATTATCGCCATGGTGCTGATGCTGACACGGCTGATCGGGGGGCCGTCTCTCTATGATCGCCTGCTGGCCGTGAACAGTTTCGGGACGAAGACAGTCCTGTTTCTCTGTGTCTTCTGTTTCATTATCGATCGGCCCGATGGGATCGACATTGCCTTGCTTTATGCACTGATGAATTTCATCGCGACCATCGCCGTGCTGAAATTCTTCAATTACCGCGCTTTGACGGTCGATTTGCGCGATGTGGCGGATCAGGAGGACGGGTCATGATGACGGTCCTGCTGATGGCGGCGGAGCCTGTTGCCACGACTGCGTCCAGCGGCGGCATAAGCGGTGCCGACGTCATCGGCTTCCTGCGTGATCTGATCACTGTCATCAGTCTGGCGGGAGGATTGTTTTTCGTCCTTGCGGGGACGATCGGCGTCATTCGGCTGCCGGATTTCTATACCCGTCTGCATGCGGCGGGCATGACCGACACGCTCGGTGCCGAGCTGATTCTGTTCGCCCTGATCGTTCAAAGCGATAGCTGGCAGGTGATCGCCAAGCTGCTGCTGGTGGCCTTCTTCCTTTTCGTGACATCGCCGACAGCCACCCATGCCGTCGCCCACGCCGCATACCGGGCCGGGGAAAAGCCGAAGCTCGGCCCATGGCGCGCGCCTTCCATCGAAGATGAGGGCTGAGCGAACCTATGCCGATACTCGCAGTTCCGACATCCCCGCTGATTTCAACATTGCTCCTCGATATCGGTCTGCTGACGCTGCTGGTCATTGTCGCCTTTGCCATCGTCCGGATGCGGTCGCTTTTTGCCATCGTCATGCTGCAGGGCGTGTTCTCACTGGTTGCGGCGGCCTGGTTCGTGACGCTGGACGCTGTCGATGTAGCCTTTACCGAGGCCGCTGTCGGTGCAGGTGTGTCAACGGTTCTGATGCTCGCGGCGATGCTGCTGGCCGACCGCGAATCCACGCCCGTGCCGATGAGCCGACAATGGGGACCGCTCGCCGTCGTACTCGTTGCGGGGACGGCCCTGATGTATGCCGTGCCGGACCTGCCCGCCTATGGCGATGCGGACAGCCCCGCCAATAGCTATGTCGGCACGGATTATCTGGCGAAGACGGTGACGGAAGTCGATATTCCCAATGTCGTCACGGCGGTGCTGGCCTCCTATCGGGGCTATGACACGTTCGGTGAGGCGGTCGTGATTTTCGCTGCCGGGCTGGGCGTTCTGCTGCTGTTGGGCCTTAACGGCAATGCCGGACAGTTCCGCGCTCAGGTCAAGGGCCAACGCCTGTCCGACCCGCATGCGCCGCCAGGCGCGACCAGCGCGGACACACAGACTGTCACCTCGCCCGCGCCAGCGAACCCGCCCGGTCGCAAGCGACGGAAACATCCGCCATCCGTCACGCAGATCGGGGAGGGCGGATCATGAGCCGCCCTGTCGACAAGCCGAATGATGATGTGACCCTGCCGCACGATCCGCATGTGCTGCTACGCGTTATTGCGAAGTTCCTGATCCCGCTGATCGCGCTGTTTGCCTTTTACGTCCAGTTCCACGGAGAATATGGTCCGGGCGGCGGCTTCCAGGCCGGCGTCATCCTCTCAGCCTCCGTTATTCTCTATGCGCTTGTCTTCGGTCTGGATGAGGCCAAGCGCGCCTTTCCGCCCTGGCTGATCCGGGTCGGGATGAGTCTCGGCGTTCTGCTGTATGGCGGGACCGGTGTCGTCGCCTGGCTGCTGGGCGGAGAGTTCCTGAATTACAGCGTGCTCGCCCATGATCCGATCCATGGTCAGCATTGGGGGATCATCGCCATCGAGGTCGGCGTTTTGACGACGGTGACCTCGGTCATGCTTGCCATCTTCTATGCTTTCGGCTCCCGTCAGCCCGATATTCAGAACGAGGAATGGTAAGGTCGTGGACTCGCTCTTCTCGCACTTCAACTATGTCGTCGTCATTATCCTGATGATGACCGGCCTGCATGTCGTCTTCGCATCCCGGAACATGATCAAGAAGCTGGTCGGGCTGGCCGTGTTTCAGACGTCCGTCTTTCTCTTCTATATTACCCTCGCCAAGATCGCGTCGGGTCAGCCGCCCATTCTGGAAAAGGACCCCAATTCCAAGACGGGCTATGATGATCACAGCGCCTTTATCGAACCAGTGCAGCTGGCCGCGTCGGGCGATGTCTATGTGTTGCCGGGGCAGGGCAGCGAGCTGATCTATTCCAATCCGCTGCCGCATGTTCTGATCCTCACGGCCATTGTGGTCGGTGTGGCGACGCTTGCAATCGGACTGGCACTGACGGTGCGTATTCGTGAAGTCTACGGGACGATCGAAATGGACGCGGTCGAAGCTCAGGACTTCGAATATAATCTCGAAGGGATCGAGCGCTGATGGCCCCGCTCTTTGCCAGCTGGCTCGCCGATCACGGCGCGGCCTTTGCCATCGCCTTGCCGCTGCTGGCTGCAGCGATCACGGCCTTATTGCCGAAAGTGCGGCGTCTGCCCTGGGCTGTCGCGCTGCTGGTCTCGGCCATCGTGACGATAGCCGCCTATGCCGTACTGCAAACGCAGGTCGATCTGGGCAGCTTCATCTACCGCATGGGTGGATGGGAGCCGCCTCACGGGATTTCCCTGAAGATCGATGCGGTCAATGCGCCGATCCTGCTGCTGATTGCCGCCATGGGTCTGATGACCCTCGTCTATTCAGCACCGTCTGTCGAAGCCGAAGTCCAGACCAAGAAACGCGCGCCTTTCTACGCAGCCTTTCTGCTCTGCATGGCCGGGCTGTGCGGCATGGTGGTTACGGGCGATGCCTTTAATGTTTTCGTCTTTCTCGAAGTCAGTTCGATCTCAACCTATACGCTGGTGGCAATGGGAGCGAACCGGGACCGGCGTGCCTTGTCGGCGGCCTTCAACTATCTGATCCTCGGCTCGATCGGGGCGACGTTCTTCGTCATTGGCGTCGGTTTTCTCTATGCGGAAACCGGCACGCTCAACATGGACGATATGCAGCGTATTCTTGCCAATCTCGATGGTGGGTCCCGGGTCGCACAGGTCGCGTTCGGCTTCATCGTCGTCGGGCTGGGCCTGAAGCTGGCCATGTTCCCGCTGCATACCTGGTTGCCCGGCGCTTATGCCTATAGCCCGACCATGGTCACGGTCTTCCTGTCCTCCACGGCGACCAAGGCCGCGCTCTATCTCATGTACCGGTTCAGCTTCAATGTGTTCGACCCGAGCTTCGATTATGTCGCGGTGGTGCTCACCTACATCGTGACGGCGCTGGCTGTGACGGGCATGATCTTCTGTTCGCTGCAGGCATTTTTCCAGACCGATATCCGGCGCACACTCGCGTTCAGTTCCGTTGCACAGGTCGGTTATATGCTGCTTGGCATCGGCCTGATCAGCATGTCGGGACTGGCCGGTTCCTATCTGCATCTGATCAATCACGCAGTCGTCAAGGGCGGCTTGTTCCTGGCGCTCGGGGCCATGTGGTACCGGTTCGGGATCGTCCGTCTTGATGATATGGCGGGTCTTGCCAAGACCATGCCGATCACGACCGCCGCGTTCACCATTCTCGCCTTCAGCCTGATCGGTGTGCCGTTCACAGCCGGCTTCGTCTCCAAGGTCGCGCTCGCCGAAGCCGCAGCCGAACAAGGCTGGTGGTGGGCCGTCGGCGTTATCATGATCACTTCGATCATTGCGCTGTTCTATATGGGGCGCATGATGATGATGGCCTATTTCCGTGACCCGCCCATGGTGGACGGTGTTGCGGTCAAGCGTAATGAAGCGCCGCCATTGATGCTGATTCCGATGGTAGGACTGGCCCTCCTGTCCATCATGATTGGTGCGCGCGGACATGTCCTGCTGACCGAAATCAGCGAGAATGCGGCCCGTGTTCTCATTCCCGGGGGCGGGCTATGAGCTTCGGTCCCGAAATGGCGCTGGCATCGCTGATGTTGATCCCGCTAGCGGCAGCGGGGTTGATCCCGCTCATCGGTCCGCGCTGGCCCAATCTGCGCGAAGCGGTGACATTCCTGGCGGGCCTCCTGCTACTGGCCAACGTCATCTATCTTTGTGGACTGGTATCGACGGGCGCGCGACCCGAACTTCTGATCGGCAGTTTTTCGGGCCTGTTCGAGATCAAGTTCCGTCTGGAGCCGCTCGGCGCGACCTTTGCCGCGATTGCGAGCTCGCTCTGGATCGTGAATTCCATGTTCACGCTGGGTTATATGCGCGGCAATAATGAGAAAAACCAGACGCGCTTCTTCACCTTTGTCGCCATCGCCATCGCCTCGGCCATGGGGATTGCCGCGTCGGCCAATCTGATCACCCTGTTCATTTTCTACGAAGCCCTGACAATTTCGACCTTCCCGCTCGTCAGCCACAAGGGCGATGCCAAGGCGCGCAAAGGGCTGACCATCTATACGGTGATCCTGATGGGGACATCGCTGGGCTTGTTGCTGCCAGCCATCATCGGCACGCAGGTTATTGCAGGCTCAATCGATTTCGTCCCGGGCGGTGTCTTCGGGCCTGACGCG
This genomic window from Algimonas porphyrae contains:
- a CDS encoding glycosyltransferase, translating into MKKPGIAPGFFFARMTGKRATMLIIVIPTWQAQDGLRRLLPQLADAHVIVSDGGSTDETLDIAVGAKCVMALGASGRGAQLRLGAKAACLSGDTDDWFLFLHADSQLPEDWQSVVTKAMRGSDARYFKFRADASGMRARLMDRLVGLRCRVLGLPYGDQGLLISRRLYERVGGYAAMPLFEDVDVVERIRKVAALRPLPAVLTTDVSKHWQEGLWRRGTRNLGLLWRYKRGASVDVLLRDYSA
- a CDS encoding DUF2064 domain-containing protein, producing MTRPELFVFAKRPAMGAAKTRLSRDIGPVHAQRHYRAMTAQILRNVTDPRWDTTLYVTPKMSVGRVPAWAGFDQRAQPGGSLSPRLAELFSGPPRPVLVIGTDCPQVRANDIAEAIQALKKAPFVFGPASDGGFWLMGAHAPLPTDTFDRIRWSSEHTLSDLEGRIGGHVAKLRMLTDVDDLHGLQVWKRRA
- the bla gene encoding subclass B1 metallo-beta-lactamase gives rise to the protein MKRILLLSVVLLASCGSQTEAVTPPATEALAADRFLTELRADYPVTLSPIAEGVWVHTTHYTLPGQAPIPVNGLVVIDGEAVTLIDAAWGELATLSLIDAVREETGLPVTRLVVTHHHADRTQGVDAAEREGLEVFTHPDTPTLAARAGWPVPNTSVAALDAPQSRTRVGKIELAFPGHGHAPDNLIAYLPDSNILYAGCAVRGAESRTLGNTLDADLPLWRESLLWTKATYPNTQTVVPGHGKGANLSLIDATVALIDAELGQAN
- a CDS encoding uracil-DNA glycosylase encodes the protein METSLRSLLDWYERVGVEAPDLPLARSVRRIRPKPAPESVPARAPTSPKSDVADPGPIAAACKTLADLKTALDQFDAGPLSDGARQAVLSRGNPESDLMIIGEAPGRDEDMAGKPFVGRSGQLLDRMLGAIGLKSGEGDTDDVYVGNVCFWRPPNNRKPDPAELELCRPFVNRHIQLAKPKLILLTGGTAMQVMTGVTGIMKNRGQWMSVNVGTSDIPVLPIYHPAFLLRQPALKAEAWQDLLTLREALAAL
- a CDS encoding Na+/H+ antiporter subunit E; amino-acid sequence: MLRFATILLIALAATWWVLSGYTKPLLLTLGAISLGLVLIMTIRMRIVDEETAPYLTVPQALAYFAWLMVEIVKANLAVVRAVVSPNLEVSPTLTKIPTGQKSALARTMFANSITLTPGTVSVDMQDDHILVHALLSEMSAPEDFEEMSDRSAWAVGEPEAGTAE
- a CDS encoding monovalent cation/H+ antiporter complex subunit F, encoding MRDPMPYIMLAATLVLIIAMVLMLTRLIGGPSLYDRLLAVNSFGTKTVLFLCVFCFIIDRPDGIDIALLYALMNFIATIAVLKFFNYRALTVDLRDVADQEDGS
- the mnhG gene encoding monovalent cation/H(+) antiporter subunit G, with product MMTVLLMAAEPVATTASSGGISGADVIGFLRDLITVISLAGGLFFVLAGTIGVIRLPDFYTRLHAAGMTDTLGAELILFALIVQSDSWQVIAKLLLVAFFLFVTSPTATHAVAHAAYRAGEKPKLGPWRAPSIEDEG
- a CDS encoding DUF4040 domain-containing protein, with the translated sequence MPILAVPTSPLISTLLLDIGLLTLLVIVAFAIVRMRSLFAIVMLQGVFSLVAAAWFVTLDAVDVAFTEAAVGAGVSTVLMLAAMLLADRESTPVPMSRQWGPLAVVLVAGTALMYAVPDLPAYGDADSPANSYVGTDYLAKTVTEVDIPNVVTAVLASYRGYDTFGEAVVIFAAGLGVLLLLGLNGNAGQFRAQVKGQRLSDPHAPPGATSADTQTVTSPAPANPPGRKRRKHPPSVTQIGEGGS
- a CDS encoding Na(+)/H(+) antiporter subunit B, which gives rise to MSRPVDKPNDDVTLPHDPHVLLRVIAKFLIPLIALFAFYVQFHGEYGPGGGFQAGVILSASVILYALVFGLDEAKRAFPPWLIRVGMSLGVLLYGGTGVVAWLLGGEFLNYSVLAHDPIHGQHWGIIAIEVGVLTTVTSVMLAIFYAFGSRQPDIQNEEW
- a CDS encoding cation:proton antiporter subunit C; translation: MDSLFSHFNYVVVIILMMTGLHVVFASRNMIKKLVGLAVFQTSVFLFYITLAKIASGQPPILEKDPNSKTGYDDHSAFIEPVQLAASGDVYVLPGQGSELIYSNPLPHVLILTAIVVGVATLAIGLALTVRIREVYGTIEMDAVEAQDFEYNLEGIER
- a CDS encoding monovalent cation/H+ antiporter subunit D family protein, with translation MAPLFASWLADHGAAFAIALPLLAAAITALLPKVRRLPWAVALLVSAIVTIAAYAVLQTQVDLGSFIYRMGGWEPPHGISLKIDAVNAPILLLIAAMGLMTLVYSAPSVEAEVQTKKRAPFYAAFLLCMAGLCGMVVTGDAFNVFVFLEVSSISTYTLVAMGANRDRRALSAAFNYLILGSIGATFFVIGVGFLYAETGTLNMDDMQRILANLDGGSRVAQVAFGFIVVGLGLKLAMFPLHTWLPGAYAYSPTMVTVFLSSTATKAALYLMYRFSFNVFDPSFDYVAVVLTYIVTALAVTGMIFCSLQAFFQTDIRRTLAFSSVAQVGYMLLGIGLISMSGLAGSYLHLINHAVVKGGLFLALGAMWYRFGIVRLDDMAGLAKTMPITTAAFTILAFSLIGVPFTAGFVSKVALAEAAAEQGWWWAVGVIMITSIIALFYMGRMMMMAYFRDPPMVDGVAVKRNEAPPLMLIPMVGLALLSIMIGARGHVLLTEISENAARVLIPGGGL